From Mycolicibacterium cosmeticum, a single genomic window includes:
- the recC gene encoding exodeoxyribonuclease V subunit gamma, with the protein MALHLHRAERTDLLADGLGALLSRPLPDPFAQELVLVPAKGVERWLSQRLSDRLGVCAGVRFRSPRSLIGELVGTSQRDPWSPDALVWPLLATIDENLDQPWCATLAAHLGHFETGEERELRQGRRYAVARRLAGLFASYARQRPELLVDWAGVDADLAWQPPLWQALLARMDTDPPHVRHTKTLARLREGPSDQLPQRLSLFGHTRLPATEIELLGALSTHHDLHLWLPHPSDRMWRSLTDHEGRIPRREDTSHRGVGHPLLATLGRDLRELQRALPIPASDEYLPAPTHPDTLLGWLQSDIAADRLRPDGRTFRLTDRSVQVHACHGPARQVDVLREVLLGLLADDPTLEPRDILVMCPDIETFASLISAGFGLGEVVHGAHPAHRLRVRLADRALVQTNPLLAVAAQLLSLAGGRASASEVLNLAATAPVRARFGFTDDDLDAVTAWVREANIRWGFDQQHRAPYGVEFLHNTWRFGLDRVLAGVALSDDSRTWLDTTLPLDDVSSNRVELAGRFAEFVEQLHRTVVALGGTRPLADWLHALLDGIDALARDDEDWPRAQAQQEFTDILDTADGATPLRLSDIRALLDRRLAGRPTRSNFRTGTLTVCTMVPMRSVPHRVVCLVGLDDGTFPRLGAVDGDDILARDPMTGERDIRSEDRQLLLDAIGAATETLVITYTGANEYTGQIRPPAVPVAELLDTLDLTCSGEVSVLTRHPLQPFDIRNVEPDENGRPFTFDPTALTAAKAMSGHREPRPVFVSGPLPAPPVADVELPELIRFFNDPIKGFFRALDYTLPWDVDGVSDEMPVAIDALEEWTVGDRMLADIMAGLTPQDAQQAEWRRGTLPPGRLGWRRAIEIRDQAAELAAEALRHRTTEAAVFDVDVELGPGRRLTGTVTPVFGNRLTAVTYSKLDGKHLLTSWIPLLALAAAEPNRSWSATCVGRPRRGTTPRVQMLQAPDAPLPVLRDLVALYDEGRRTPLPLPVKTSYAWAMAREAGDDPEQAAGYRWKNECEDKAVERVWGRGARLADLSGLDEYAQRLWLPLLRAESGSR; encoded by the coding sequence ATGGCCCTGCACCTGCACCGCGCCGAGCGCACGGATCTGCTCGCCGACGGCTTGGGTGCGCTGCTGTCCCGGCCACTGCCCGACCCGTTCGCCCAGGAACTGGTCCTGGTGCCCGCCAAGGGCGTGGAACGCTGGCTCAGCCAACGGTTGTCGGACCGTCTGGGTGTGTGCGCCGGTGTGCGGTTCCGCAGTCCTCGCTCGTTGATCGGCGAGCTCGTCGGCACCTCGCAGCGCGATCCATGGTCGCCCGACGCGCTGGTGTGGCCACTGCTGGCCACCATCGACGAGAACCTGGACCAGCCGTGGTGCGCCACCCTGGCCGCCCACCTCGGCCACTTCGAGACCGGTGAGGAGCGCGAACTGCGGCAGGGCCGCCGCTACGCGGTGGCGCGCAGGCTGGCCGGGCTGTTCGCGTCCTACGCACGCCAGCGGCCCGAACTGCTCGTCGACTGGGCGGGCGTGGATGCCGACCTGGCCTGGCAGCCCCCGCTGTGGCAGGCCCTGCTGGCCCGGATGGACACCGACCCACCACACGTCCGGCACACGAAAACCCTTGCGCGACTACGGGAAGGACCATCGGATCAGCTGCCGCAACGGCTGTCGCTGTTCGGGCACACCCGACTGCCCGCCACCGAGATCGAACTGCTCGGCGCCCTGTCCACCCATCACGACCTGCACCTGTGGCTCCCCCACCCCAGCGATCGCATGTGGCGCTCGCTCACCGACCACGAGGGCCGCATCCCCCGCCGCGAGGACACCAGTCATCGCGGCGTCGGACATCCCCTGCTGGCCACCCTCGGCCGGGACCTGCGGGAGCTACAGCGTGCACTCCCCATCCCGGCATCGGACGAATACCTGCCCGCCCCAACGCATCCGGACACGTTGCTGGGCTGGCTGCAGTCCGATATCGCCGCCGACCGGCTGCGCCCCGATGGTCGGACATTCCGGCTCACCGACCGGTCCGTGCAGGTGCACGCCTGCCACGGCCCGGCCCGCCAGGTCGACGTGCTCCGCGAGGTCCTGCTGGGCCTGCTCGCCGACGACCCCACCCTGGAACCACGCGACATCCTGGTGATGTGCCCGGATATCGAGACCTTCGCGTCGCTGATCTCGGCGGGTTTCGGGCTGGGCGAAGTGGTGCACGGCGCCCACCCCGCCCACCGGTTACGGGTCCGGCTGGCCGACCGGGCGCTGGTGCAGACCAATCCGCTGCTCGCAGTCGCCGCGCAACTGCTGAGCCTCGCCGGTGGGCGCGCCTCCGCCAGTGAGGTGCTCAACCTGGCCGCGACCGCACCGGTGCGTGCGCGGTTCGGGTTCACCGATGACGACCTGGACGCGGTGACCGCATGGGTCCGCGAGGCCAATATCCGCTGGGGTTTCGACCAGCAGCACCGCGCCCCCTACGGTGTCGAATTCCTGCACAACACCTGGCGTTTCGGACTGGATCGGGTGCTCGCGGGCGTCGCGCTGTCCGATGATTCACGAACCTGGCTGGACACCACCTTGCCGCTGGACGACGTCAGCAGCAACCGCGTCGAATTGGCCGGCCGGTTCGCCGAATTCGTCGAACAACTGCACCGGACCGTCGTCGCACTCGGCGGCACCCGGCCCCTGGCCGACTGGTTACACGCGCTGCTCGACGGCATCGATGCGCTGGCCCGCGACGACGAGGACTGGCCACGGGCTCAAGCGCAACAGGAGTTCACCGACATTCTCGACACCGCAGATGGCGCCACGCCGTTGCGGCTCAGCGATATTCGCGCGCTGCTGGACCGGCGGTTGGCGGGACGGCCCACCCGCTCCAACTTCCGCACCGGCACGCTGACGGTGTGCACCATGGTCCCGATGCGGTCGGTTCCGCACCGGGTGGTGTGCCTGGTGGGGCTCGACGACGGGACGTTCCCCCGGTTGGGCGCGGTCGACGGCGACGACATCCTGGCGCGCGACCCGATGACCGGCGAGCGCGACATCCGCTCGGAGGATCGGCAGCTGCTGCTGGATGCGATCGGCGCCGCCACCGAGACGCTGGTGATCACCTACACCGGCGCCAACGAATACACCGGCCAGATTCGCCCGCCCGCGGTGCCGGTCGCCGAACTGCTGGACACCTTGGACCTCACCTGCTCCGGCGAGGTATCGGTGCTGACCCGACACCCGTTGCAGCCCTTCGACATCCGCAACGTCGAGCCGGACGAGAACGGCCGGCCCTTCACCTTCGACCCGACGGCGCTGACCGCGGCGAAGGCGATGTCCGGGCATCGCGAACCGCGGCCGGTGTTCGTCTCCGGCCCGCTGCCCGCGCCGCCGGTCGCCGATGTCGAACTGCCCGAACTGATCCGGTTCTTCAACGACCCGATCAAGGGTTTCTTCCGCGCGCTGGACTACACGTTGCCGTGGGACGTCGACGGGGTGTCCGACGAGATGCCGGTGGCCATCGACGCGCTCGAGGAGTGGACGGTGGGCGACCGGATGTTGGCGGACATCATGGCCGGTTTGACACCGCAGGACGCCCAACAAGCCGAATGGCGACGCGGCACGCTACCGCCGGGCCGGCTCGGCTGGCGGCGCGCCATCGAGATCCGGGATCAGGCGGCCGAGCTGGCCGCCGAGGCGCTTCGGCACCGCACCACCGAAGCCGCGGTCTTCGACGTGGATGTCGAACTGGGGCCGGGCCGGCGGTTGACCGGCACCGTGACCCCGGTGTTCGGGAACCGGTTGACGGCGGTGACCTACTCCAAACTGGACGGCAAACATCTGCTCACCTCCTGGATTCCGTTGCTCGCCTTGGCCGCGGCGGAGCCGAATCGATCCTGGTCGGCCACCTGCGTCGGCCGGCCCAGGCGGGGCACCACACCGCGGGTGCAGATGCTGCAGGCACCGGACGCCCCGTTGCCGGTGCTACGCGACCTGGTCGCGCTGTACGACGAGGGCCGCCGGACCCCACTGCCGCTGCCGGTCAAGACGTCATATGCGTGGGCGATGGCCCGCGAGGCCGGCGACGATCCCGAGCAGGCCGCCGGCTACCGCTGGAAGAACGAATGCGAGGACAAGGCCGTCGAACGGGTGTGGGGACGCGGCGCCCGGCTCGCCGACCTGAGCGGACTCGACGAGTACGCCCAGCGCCTGTGGTTGCCGCTGTTGCGCGCGGAAAGCGGTTCGCGGTGA
- a CDS encoding crotonase/enoyl-CoA hydratase family protein, translated as MTTPVSYSVNESVATITLDDGKVNALSPTMLATVNGALDQAEADISAGTVKAVVLAGNSRVFSGGFELSVFASGDPAAGLAMLTAGFELSVRALSFPAPIVMAATGPAIAMGSFLLLSGDHRVGSEKSRCQANEVAIGMTLPISAVEIMRMRLTRAAFSRAVSVAATFSGDAAIAAGWLDEIVDRDDVLGRAQAVAAEYAATLNLKAHVASKAKARASAIEAIRAGIDGLAEEFALTLK; from the coding sequence ATGACGACCCCGGTGAGTTACTCGGTCAACGAATCCGTCGCGACGATCACGTTGGACGACGGCAAGGTCAACGCGCTGTCGCCCACCATGCTGGCGACGGTCAACGGCGCGCTGGATCAGGCGGAGGCCGACATCTCGGCGGGCACCGTGAAAGCCGTGGTGCTGGCCGGCAATTCCCGGGTGTTCAGCGGCGGTTTCGAATTGAGCGTGTTCGCCTCGGGCGACCCCGCCGCCGGACTGGCGATGCTGACCGCCGGATTCGAACTGTCGGTGCGGGCCTTGAGCTTTCCGGCACCGATCGTGATGGCGGCCACCGGGCCCGCCATCGCCATGGGCTCGTTCCTGTTGCTCAGCGGGGACCACCGGGTGGGGTCGGAGAAATCCCGCTGCCAGGCCAACGAGGTGGCGATCGGGATGACGCTGCCGATCTCGGCCGTCGAGATCATGCGGATGCGCCTGACCCGTGCCGCGTTCTCCCGCGCCGTATCCGTGGCGGCCACCTTCTCGGGCGACGCCGCGATCGCGGCCGGCTGGCTCGACGAGATCGTCGACCGCGACGACGTGTTGGGCCGGGCGCAGGCGGTGGCGGCCGAGTACGCCGCGACCCTGAACCTCAAGGCGCACGTCGCCAGCAAGGCCAAGGCCCGCGCATCGGCCATCGAGGCCATCCGCGCCGGTATCGACGGCCTGGCCGAGGAGTTCGCGCTCACGTTGAAGTAG